A single Cellulomonas sp. SLBN-39 DNA region contains:
- a CDS encoding bifunctional lysylphosphatidylglycerol flippase/synthetase MprF → MAGARVRQVVGRVPFTVGLVGALLVAGVATGALWRPLEGTTAWDHVAYGVPALAEGRWWTPVTGFVVAATPQSYAPTLAGAFLLVAFAERRLGTARTAVLTVGGHVVAVLGTTALLAALARTSWTWAQTTARTLDVGPSGGVLAATAAAVLTLRAPWRGRALAVLLALVGVLAVVLGAFADVVHLVGAGVGLLAGTVWSGQLRDRAPAPDTPHATRSVAAGYFLVSAVVVVVTAVAAPQAGPLGSLGTGSAVSAAVAVTLDLAVAAGLRRGRRAWWRVAVTLTAVGGLLAATLLVAFELVGEPDPAGAALVVSLALDVATLALLLTRRADFLAARRAPVGGADDLDADQARRVLARTGSASRIAWMTTWPGLTWWRAPGVDGYVAYQRHAGVALVLGDPVAPAADRAGVVEAFARSAVDAGLVPAFFSATTQVADVARARGWLVVQVAEEALVDLPGLELRGKPWQNVRTALNQAAKTGLEHRLVTLRDAAPGLRAQVEVLSAAWVAESDLPEMGFTLGGVREALDPAVRVGLAVDADERVHGVTSWLPVHGDGGAVVGWTLDVMRRAPDAARPTMELLIAQACLTFRDEGALVASLSGAPLAGELTSPGGPTPVDRALTLLAGRLEPVYGFSSLHAFKQKFHPRHEPLHLVVPDESALPAVGLALVRAYVPDLGPGDVATVARSVAR, encoded by the coding sequence GTGGCTGGTGCACGGGTGCGGCAGGTCGTGGGGCGGGTGCCGTTCACGGTCGGGCTGGTCGGGGCGCTGCTCGTGGCGGGCGTCGCGACCGGCGCCCTCTGGCGGCCGCTGGAGGGCACCACCGCGTGGGACCACGTCGCGTACGGCGTGCCCGCGCTCGCCGAGGGCCGCTGGTGGACGCCCGTCACCGGCTTCGTCGTCGCCGCCACCCCGCAGTCGTACGCGCCGACGCTGGCGGGCGCCTTCCTGCTCGTCGCGTTCGCCGAGCGGAGGCTGGGGACCGCCCGCACCGCCGTGCTGACCGTCGGCGGGCACGTCGTCGCCGTGCTCGGCACCACCGCGCTGCTGGCCGCGCTGGCCCGCACCTCCTGGACGTGGGCGCAGACCACCGCCCGGACCCTCGACGTCGGCCCCAGCGGCGGGGTCCTCGCCGCCACCGCGGCGGCCGTGCTCACGCTGCGCGCACCGTGGCGCGGCCGGGCGCTCGCGGTGCTGCTCGCGCTCGTCGGCGTGCTGGCCGTCGTGCTCGGCGCGTTCGCCGACGTGGTGCACCTGGTCGGCGCCGGCGTCGGGCTGCTGGCGGGGACCGTCTGGTCGGGGCAGCTGCGCGACCGGGCGCCGGCGCCGGACACGCCGCACGCGACCCGGTCGGTGGCCGCCGGGTACTTCCTCGTGTCCGCCGTGGTCGTGGTGGTGACCGCCGTCGCCGCGCCGCAGGCCGGGCCCCTGGGGTCGCTGGGGACGGGGTCGGCGGTGTCGGCAGCCGTCGCCGTGACGCTCGACCTGGCCGTCGCCGCCGGGCTGCGCCGGGGCAGGCGCGCGTGGTGGCGGGTCGCCGTGACGCTCACCGCGGTGGGCGGGCTGCTCGCGGCGACCCTGCTGGTCGCGTTCGAGCTCGTCGGCGAGCCCGACCCGGCCGGTGCGGCGCTCGTCGTCTCCCTCGCCCTGGACGTCGCGACGCTGGCGCTGCTGCTCACCCGCCGTGCCGACTTCCTCGCCGCACGGCGTGCCCCGGTCGGGGGCGCCGACGACCTGGACGCCGACCAGGCGCGCCGCGTCCTGGCGCGTACCGGCTCGGCGAGCCGGATCGCGTGGATGACCACGTGGCCGGGGCTGACCTGGTGGCGTGCCCCGGGAGTCGACGGCTACGTGGCGTACCAGCGGCACGCGGGCGTCGCGCTGGTCCTCGGCGATCCCGTCGCGCCGGCGGCCGACCGGGCGGGCGTCGTCGAGGCGTTCGCGCGGTCGGCCGTGGACGCGGGCCTCGTCCCGGCGTTCTTCTCCGCGACGACACAGGTCGCGGACGTCGCGCGGGCCCGCGGCTGGCTCGTCGTGCAGGTCGCGGAGGAGGCGCTCGTCGACCTGCCGGGCCTGGAGCTGCGGGGCAAGCCGTGGCAGAACGTGCGCACGGCGCTGAACCAGGCCGCGAAGACGGGCCTGGAGCACCGCCTCGTCACCCTGCGGGACGCCGCGCCCGGGCTGCGCGCCCAGGTCGAGGTGCTCTCGGCGGCGTGGGTCGCGGAGTCCGACCTGCCGGAGATGGGCTTCACGCTCGGCGGGGTGCGCGAGGCGCTCGACCCGGCCGTGCGCGTGGGCCTGGCCGTCGACGCCGACGAGCGCGTGCACGGCGTGACGAGCTGGCTGCCGGTGCACGGCGACGGCGGGGCCGTGGTCGGCTGGACGCTCGACGTCATGCGCCGCGCGCCCGACGCCGCCCGCCCGACCATGGAGCTGCTCATCGCGCAGGCGTGCCTGACGTTCCGCGACGAGGGTGCGCTGGTGGCGTCGTTGTCCGGTGCGCCGCTGGCCGGGGAGCTGACGTCGCCGGGCGGCCCGACGCCCGTCGACCGTGCCCTGACCCTCCTGGCCGGGCGGCTCGAGCCGGTGTACGGGTTCTCGTCGCTGCACGCGTTCAAGCAGAAGTTCCACCCCCGGCACGAGCCGCTGCACCTGGTCGTGCCCGACGAGTCGGCGCTGCCCGCGGTCGGTCTGGCCCTCGTGCGCGCGTACGTGCCCGACCTGGGCCCGGGCGACGTGGCGACGGTCGCACGGTCGGTGGCGCGCTGA
- a CDS encoding carbohydrate ABC transporter permease produces the protein MIVSARETWLSRVLLVVLMVVTIVPFISLFVTALHAPGTYPSGLEWPETPYWSNFVDAFTAADMGALLWSSLLIEIGVVPVALLIATLAGFSLGHLRPPGHRAIFLTFVLGLTLPFQAVIVPLYYQMRDLGLLNTRWAIILPLIGLYMPFAVMWMRAHFVTMPEELSEAARIDGAGTWALFSRIHVPLSVPALSSLGILLFLWTWNQFLLAVVLVDDPAKRTMAGALGAFQGQWGTDVPLLCAGSLLILTPTLIVFLVFQRRFVSALMQGALKG, from the coding sequence GTGATCGTCTCCGCCCGCGAGACGTGGCTCAGCCGCGTCCTGCTCGTCGTGCTCATGGTCGTGACGATCGTCCCGTTCATCAGCCTCTTCGTCACCGCGCTGCACGCGCCCGGCACGTACCCGTCGGGCCTGGAGTGGCCGGAGACGCCCTACTGGTCGAACTTCGTCGACGCGTTCACCGCGGCCGACATGGGCGCGCTGCTCTGGTCGAGCCTGCTCATCGAGATCGGCGTCGTGCCCGTCGCGCTGCTCATCGCCACCCTCGCGGGGTTCTCGCTGGGGCACCTGCGCCCGCCGGGGCACCGCGCGATCTTCCTGACGTTCGTGCTCGGCCTGACGCTGCCGTTCCAGGCCGTCATCGTGCCGCTGTACTACCAGATGCGGGACCTGGGGCTGCTGAACACCCGGTGGGCGATCATCCTGCCGCTCATCGGCCTGTACATGCCGTTCGCGGTCATGTGGATGCGCGCGCACTTCGTCACGATGCCCGAGGAGCTGTCCGAGGCAGCCCGCATCGACGGCGCCGGCACCTGGGCGCTCTTCTCGCGGATCCACGTGCCGCTGTCCGTCCCGGCGCTGTCGTCCCTCGGGATCCTGCTGTTCCTGTGGACGTGGAACCAGTTCCTGCTCGCGGTCGTGCTCGTCGACGACCCGGCCAAGCGCACGATGGCCGGGGCCCTCGGCGCGTTCCAGGGCCAGTGGGGCACCGACGTTCCCCTGCTGTGCGCGGGGTCGCTGCTCATCCTCACGCCCACGCTGATCGTGTTCCTCGTGTTCCAGCGCCGGTTCGTCTCCGCGCTCATGCAGGGAGCGCTCAAGGGATGA
- a CDS encoding alpha/beta hydrolase: protein MTTSTTTARPPFDPEVGAVLAARPDDVVTTLAPDEIAGLRARATPPDLTEVAAAAARDLTWHEARGPGGGVRVALLRPRGTSGPVPVLLHLHGGGLVVGTVADDVAAAAALHPGCAVASVDYRLAPEDPYPAAVEDAYAALSWLVAHAEELGVDPARVVVTGVSAGGGLAAAVALLARQRGWPTLAGQLLVCPMLDDRNDSASGYQMAGVGTWDRTANATAWAAYLGDAAGGPATPATASPARARHLGGLPPAYVDVGSAETFRDECVQFAARIWADGGDAELHVWPGGCHGFDGLVPDAALSIDARQARTRWLDRLLRRSTAPAS, encoded by the coding sequence ATGACGACCAGCACCACCACGGCGCGCCCGCCGTTCGACCCCGAGGTGGGCGCGGTCCTCGCCGCGCGCCCCGACGACGTCGTGACGACGCTCGCGCCCGACGAGATCGCCGGTCTGCGGGCCAGGGCGACCCCGCCGGACCTGACGGAGGTCGCCGCGGCGGCGGCCCGCGACCTGACCTGGCACGAGGCCCGCGGGCCCGGCGGCGGCGTGCGTGTCGCGCTGCTGCGCCCGCGTGGCACGTCCGGCCCCGTGCCGGTGCTGCTGCACCTGCACGGGGGCGGGCTCGTGGTCGGCACGGTCGCGGACGACGTCGCGGCGGCCGCGGCGCTGCACCCTGGGTGCGCCGTGGCGTCGGTCGACTACCGGCTCGCGCCCGAGGACCCGTACCCGGCGGCCGTCGAGGACGCGTACGCGGCGCTGAGCTGGCTCGTCGCGCACGCCGAGGAGCTCGGGGTCGACCCGGCCCGCGTCGTCGTCACCGGCGTCAGCGCCGGCGGCGGCCTGGCGGCGGCCGTCGCGCTGCTGGCCCGGCAGCGCGGCTGGCCGACCCTGGCGGGGCAGCTGCTGGTCTGCCCGATGCTCGACGACCGCAACGACTCCGCGTCCGGGTACCAGATGGCCGGCGTCGGCACGTGGGACCGCACCGCGAACGCGACCGCCTGGGCGGCGTACCTCGGGGACGCGGCCGGGGGCCCGGCCACGCCGGCCACCGCCTCGCCCGCGCGCGCCCGGCACCTGGGCGGGCTGCCGCCCGCGTACGTGGACGTCGGCTCCGCCGAGACGTTCCGTGACGAGTGCGTGCAGTTCGCGGCCCGCATCTGGGCCGACGGCGGGGACGCCGAGCTGCACGTGTGGCCCGGCGGCTGCCACGGCTTCGACGGCCTCGTGCCGGACGCCGCCCTCTCGATCGACGCGCGCCAGGCGCGCACCCGCTGGCTGGACCGGCTGCTGCGACGCAGCACCGCACCGGCCTCCTGA
- a CDS encoding YciI family protein: MTQYAIYFQQQWVGDHPVEWFLSRVEPSNAVVREMEEAGVLVFAGGLDENMADAFTADATSGTVTITDGPYTETTEYLGGITVIDVPDLETAKLWAGKLAEGCGWPQEVRVVR; the protein is encoded by the coding sequence ATGACCCAGTACGCCATCTACTTCCAGCAGCAGTGGGTCGGCGACCACCCCGTCGAGTGGTTCCTGAGCCGCGTCGAGCCCAGCAACGCGGTCGTCCGCGAGATGGAGGAGGCCGGGGTCCTCGTCTTCGCCGGCGGCCTCGACGAGAACATGGCCGACGCGTTCACCGCCGACGCCACCAGCGGCACCGTGACCATCACCGACGGCCCCTACACCGAGACCACCGAGTACCTGGGCGGCATCACCGTCATCGACGTCCCCGACCTGGAGACGGCCAAGCTGTGGGCGGGGAAGCTCGCGGAGGGCTGCGGCTGGCCCCAGGAGGTCCGGGTCGTCCGGTAG
- the gtfA gene encoding sucrose phosphorylase, whose protein sequence is MTHHGPQLITYADRLAGDLRGLRALLDGPLAGAFDGVHVLPFYPPFDGADAGFDPQDHTQVDPRLGTWDDVRALAAGRTVMADVIVNHVSADSERFVDVRERGDASPHAPMFLTLDAVFPDGATEEDLARIYRPRPGLPFTVMTLGGRRRLVWTTFTPDQVDIDLRTTQAWDYLTDVVEALTSGGVRMLRLDAVGYTGKEAGTDCFMTPATDAYTARIVELAHARGAQVLVEVHGHHTQQIDIARSVDLVYDFALPPLVLHALTAADLAPLAGWFAIRPTNAVTVLDTHDGIGIVDVGPSDLRPGEPGLLAPEKIDALVEAIHDASGGTSRLATGAAASNLDLYQVNCTFYDALARDDRRYLLARLVQLLVPGVPQVYYVGLLAGGNDTDLLAATGVGRDVNRHRYTPDEVDAALARPVVRAQLAALRLRAAHPAFAGEHAWHVDGTRATLRWTAGGEHVTLDLDVADATFALRATGPDGERTVLRHSDLP, encoded by the coding sequence GTGACCCACCACGGACCTCAGCTGATCACCTACGCCGACCGCCTCGCCGGCGACCTGCGCGGCCTGCGCGCCCTGCTCGACGGGCCGCTGGCCGGCGCGTTCGACGGCGTGCACGTGCTGCCGTTCTACCCGCCGTTCGACGGCGCCGACGCCGGCTTCGACCCGCAGGACCACACGCAGGTCGACCCCCGCCTCGGCACCTGGGACGACGTGCGCGCCCTCGCCGCGGGCCGAACGGTCATGGCCGACGTCATCGTCAACCACGTCTCGGCGGACTCCGAGCGGTTCGTCGACGTGCGCGAGCGCGGCGACGCGTCCCCGCACGCGCCGATGTTCCTCACGCTCGACGCCGTGTTCCCCGACGGCGCGACCGAGGAGGACCTGGCGCGCATCTACCGTCCCCGGCCGGGCCTGCCGTTCACCGTCATGACCCTGGGCGGGCGGCGCCGGCTCGTGTGGACCACGTTCACGCCCGACCAGGTCGACATCGACCTGCGCACCACCCAGGCGTGGGACTACCTGACCGACGTGGTGGAGGCGCTGACGTCCGGAGGCGTGCGGATGCTGCGCCTGGACGCCGTGGGGTACACCGGCAAGGAGGCGGGCACCGACTGCTTCATGACCCCGGCGACCGACGCATACACCGCGCGCATCGTCGAGCTCGCGCACGCCCGCGGCGCGCAGGTGCTCGTCGAGGTGCACGGGCACCACACCCAGCAGATCGACATCGCCCGCTCGGTCGACCTGGTCTACGACTTCGCGCTGCCGCCGCTGGTGCTGCACGCGCTGACCGCCGCCGACCTCGCGCCCCTCGCCGGCTGGTTCGCGATCCGCCCGACCAACGCCGTGACGGTGCTGGACACCCACGACGGCATCGGGATCGTCGACGTCGGCCCGTCCGACCTGCGCCCCGGCGAGCCCGGGCTGCTGGCGCCGGAGAAGATCGACGCGCTCGTCGAGGCGATCCACGACGCGTCCGGCGGCACGTCGCGGCTGGCGACCGGCGCCGCCGCGTCGAACCTCGACCTCTACCAGGTCAACTGCACGTTCTACGACGCGCTCGCCCGCGACGACCGCCGTTACCTGCTGGCCCGGCTCGTGCAGCTCCTCGTGCCCGGCGTCCCGCAGGTCTACTACGTCGGCCTGCTCGCCGGCGGGAACGACACGGACCTGCTCGCCGCCACCGGCGTGGGTCGCGACGTCAACCGCCACCGGTACACCCCGGACGAGGTCGACGCCGCCCTGGCCCGACCCGTCGTGCGCGCCCAGCTCGCCGCGCTGCGCCTGCGCGCCGCGCACCCGGCCTTCGCCGGCGAGCACGCGTGGCACGTCGACGGCACCCGCGCGACCCTGCGCTGGACCGCCGGCGGCGAGCACGTGACCCTCGACCTCGACGTGGCCGACGCGACCTTCGCGCTGCGGGCCACCGGCCCCGACGGCGAGCGCACGGTCCTGCGCCACAGCGACCTCCCGTAG
- a CDS encoding TIGR00341 family protein, translating to MTDAPAPADPQPWLLRTVLPATQRRTAAELADELDLGAAGAHDKRSAFWTMLTLASVVATAGVLGDSTATVIGAMIIAPLSTPIMGIALGVATGSRRTSFRSIGFVAAGTALVVAVGALASVAVPATSDLLANSQIAARTSPGLLDLVAAMATGVAGAVALARRDVAAVLPGVAIAISLVPPLAVVGVCLGRGAVGLALGALVLFASNLLALVLAGTLLFAAVAAGGGRDGRRGEHRRAYVAIGALLLVVGVPLLANTAAGYLLHVLTARVQTAADAWVQQVPGAEVVGVDLVSDELHVQVRTPDPDPPVARLLDALEGQVPAGLDVVVVTEQGERIEVGTTR from the coding sequence ATGACCGACGCACCCGCACCCGCCGACCCGCAGCCCTGGCTGCTGCGGACCGTGCTGCCCGCCACGCAGCGCCGCACCGCCGCCGAGCTGGCGGACGAGCTGGACCTCGGCGCCGCCGGGGCGCACGACAAGCGGTCGGCGTTCTGGACGATGCTGACGCTCGCGTCGGTCGTCGCGACCGCCGGCGTGCTGGGCGACTCCACGGCCACCGTCATCGGCGCCATGATCATCGCGCCGCTGTCGACGCCGATCATGGGGATCGCCCTGGGCGTGGCCACGGGCTCGCGCCGGACGTCGTTCCGGTCGATCGGGTTCGTCGCGGCGGGCACGGCGCTCGTGGTGGCCGTCGGGGCCCTCGCGTCGGTGGCCGTCCCCGCGACGTCCGACCTGCTGGCGAACAGCCAGATCGCCGCCCGCACCTCCCCGGGCCTGCTCGACCTGGTGGCGGCCATGGCGACGGGCGTCGCGGGTGCGGTGGCGCTCGCGCGGCGCGACGTCGCCGCGGTGCTGCCGGGTGTCGCGATCGCCATCTCCCTGGTCCCGCCGCTGGCCGTGGTCGGCGTCTGCCTGGGCCGGGGCGCGGTCGGCCTGGCGCTGGGCGCCCTGGTGCTGTTCGCGTCGAACCTGCTCGCCCTGGTGCTGGCCGGCACGCTGCTGTTCGCGGCCGTGGCGGCGGGCGGCGGCCGTGACGGGCGGCGCGGCGAGCACCGGCGCGCGTACGTCGCGATCGGCGCCCTGCTGCTGGTGGTGGGGGTGCCGCTGCTGGCGAACACCGCGGCCGGCTACCTGCTGCACGTGCTGACCGCACGCGTGCAGACCGCCGCCGACGCGTGGGTGCAGCAGGTGCCCGGCGCCGAGGTCGTCGGTGTCGACCTCGTCTCCGACGAGCTGCACGTGCAGGTGCGCACGCCCGACCCCGACCCGCCGGTCGCCAGGCTGCTCGACGCGCTCGAGGGCCAGGTGCCCGCGGGCCTGGACGTCGTCGTCGTCACCGAGCAGGGCGAGCGCATCGAGGTCGGCACCACCCGCTGA
- a CDS encoding ABC transporter ATP-binding protein, translating into MSFSYGRDPVLRGATLAVREGETVALLGPSGAGKSTLLACMAGLRRPTGGVVELWGEDLARAGRDRLAELRLRTFGFVLQDGGLLDELSLRENVELPLRLAGVPAREAAGRAGGVLDALGIDAETGGRRPAEVSGGQQQRAAVARAVVHGPAVVFADEPTGALDETSSSTVVDLLVRATSRAGCALVMVTHNPALAARMDRRLHVHDGHVVEDAA; encoded by the coding sequence GTGAGCTTCTCCTACGGCCGTGACCCCGTCCTGCGGGGCGCGACGCTCGCGGTGCGCGAGGGGGAGACGGTGGCGCTGCTCGGGCCCAGCGGCGCGGGCAAGTCCACGCTGCTGGCCTGCATGGCGGGGCTGCGTCGTCCGACCGGCGGGGTCGTCGAGCTGTGGGGCGAGGACCTCGCCCGTGCCGGCCGGGACCGCCTCGCCGAGCTGCGGCTGCGCACGTTCGGGTTCGTGCTGCAGGACGGCGGCCTGCTCGACGAGCTCTCGCTGCGCGAGAACGTCGAGCTGCCGCTGCGCCTGGCCGGCGTGCCCGCCCGCGAGGCGGCCGGTCGCGCGGGCGGGGTGCTCGACGCGCTCGGCATCGACGCCGAGACGGGTGGTCGTCGCCCGGCGGAGGTGTCCGGCGGGCAGCAGCAGCGGGCCGCGGTCGCCCGTGCCGTGGTCCACGGGCCCGCGGTGGTGTTCGCCGACGAGCCGACCGGTGCGCTCGACGAGACCAGCTCGTCGACCGTCGTCGACCTGCTCGTGCGGGCGACGTCGCGGGCGGGGTGCGCGCTCGTGATGGTCACGCACAACCCCGCGCTCGCGGCACGCATGGACCGCAGGCTCCACGTGCACGACGGGCACGTCGTCGAGGACGCCGCGTGA
- a CDS encoding endonuclease V has translation MSLPMIVGAVDVHYDDAGGATAALVVCGEPRLAAVTSEHVTRIDRVAPYEPGALYRRELPCIEAVVALGPPLDLLVVDGYATLDAGGGPGSVPGPRTRSGSPSSGSPRPRSAPRRTRSRSAAAPRRDPCT, from the coding sequence GTGAGTCTCCCGATGATCGTCGGTGCGGTCGACGTCCACTACGACGATGCGGGTGGCGCGACGGCGGCGCTGGTCGTCTGCGGCGAGCCGCGGCTCGCGGCGGTGACGTCCGAGCACGTGACCCGCATCGACCGCGTCGCACCGTACGAGCCGGGGGCGCTGTACCGGCGCGAGCTGCCGTGCATCGAGGCGGTCGTGGCACTGGGCCCGCCGCTCGACCTCCTCGTGGTCGACGGCTACGCCACGCTCGACGCCGGGGGCGGCCCGGGCTCGGTGCCCGGGCCGCGGACGCGCTCGGGATCCCCGTCGTCGGGGTCGCCAAGACCCCGTTCCGCGCCGCGACGCACGCGGTCGAGGTCCGCCGCGGCGCCGCGACGCGACCCCTGTACGTGA
- a CDS encoding carbohydrate ABC transporter permease, which translates to MMQTRTTGTTGRREVSEQSSTSAEARRRALRARRLRRGWVALGLVVPAAVAYAAFVLRPLVLTVQYSFYDWNGVTESTWVGAENYRRLVDNPEMLGSIGNALELIVYFSFVPVLLGLLTAATIRKFATSRLALVSRTVLFLPQVIPLVAAGIMWTWLLASDGLVNELLRGIGLDALTRAWLGDTSTALPAVGVIGAWVALGLCMLLLLAGMAKIDPSLYEAARIDGAGAVREFFAITLPSVRQEIGVCVTVTVISALAAFDIVYISTQGGPANSTLVPGLEIYYLGFFSREVGQASALAVVFMALVLAVVLPIQRLTRESDR; encoded by the coding sequence ATGATGCAGACGCGGACGACCGGCACGACCGGTCGCCGCGAGGTCTCCGAGCAGTCGTCGACCAGCGCCGAGGCCAGGCGCCGTGCCCTCCGGGCACGGCGCCTGCGCCGGGGCTGGGTGGCGCTCGGCCTCGTGGTCCCGGCGGCGGTGGCCTACGCAGCGTTCGTGCTGCGCCCCCTGGTGCTGACGGTGCAGTACTCCTTCTACGACTGGAACGGCGTCACCGAGTCCACGTGGGTCGGTGCCGAGAACTACCGCCGGCTCGTCGACAACCCCGAGATGCTCGGGTCGATCGGCAACGCGCTCGAGCTCATCGTCTACTTCAGCTTCGTCCCGGTCCTCCTGGGCCTGCTGACGGCCGCGACGATCCGCAAGTTCGCCACCAGCCGGCTCGCGCTGGTCTCGCGCACGGTCCTGTTCCTGCCGCAGGTCATCCCGCTCGTCGCCGCCGGCATCATGTGGACCTGGCTGCTCGCGTCCGACGGCCTGGTCAACGAGCTGCTGCGCGGCATCGGGCTCGACGCGCTGACCCGGGCCTGGCTCGGCGACACGAGCACGGCGCTGCCCGCGGTCGGCGTCATCGGCGCCTGGGTCGCGCTCGGCCTGTGCATGCTCCTGCTGCTCGCCGGCATGGCCAAGATCGACCCGTCGCTGTACGAGGCGGCACGCATCGACGGGGCCGGCGCGGTCCGCGAGTTCTTCGCGATCACGCTGCCCAGCGTCCGGCAGGAGATCGGCGTCTGCGTCACCGTCACGGTGATCTCGGCGCTCGCCGCGTTCGACATCGTCTACATCTCGACCCAGGGCGGGCCGGCGAACTCCACGCTCGTGCCGGGCCTGGAGATCTACTACCTCGGCTTCTTCAGCCGGGAGGTCGGGCAGGCGTCCGCGCTGGCCGTCGTCTTCATGGCGCTGGTCCTGGCCGTCGTCCTGCCGATCCAGCGGCTGACCAGGGAGAGTGACCGGTGA
- a CDS encoding methyl-accepting chemotaxis protein — protein sequence MTPSGTTVKLSVRTKVLGIVAAATAVALTLGLVAMASTSNLRATTAEMAQTQTSVSASLRDLKDALWGMRNSVSVIGIFVGGDVEEKVAAYGDASAALDEAVGTFTDAYEASGAELPAEFATFVTALDAYRTGVEQELVVPARAGDRAGFQAARDDLGAVGGEMVESLSAVEEHVTVALADLAASADAAATRALVLIGVVLSTGIAILVVMGLWFAGALRRSVVSLQVAVDALARGDLTVRADVRASDEVGQMARSLSTAQDALRATLSDVVRTAASVAVSAEQLSTSSSQVAAGSEETSAQAGVVAAAAEQVSRNVQAVAAGAEEMGASIREIAQNATEAAKVAGQATGVAEQTNAQVARLGASSQEIGAVVKVITQIAEQTNLLALNATIEAARAGEAGKGFAVVAGEVKELAQETAKATEDIAQRVETIQHDTAGAVDAIAQIGAIIASINDYQLTIASAVEEQTATTNEMSRSVAEAATGSGEIATNITGVATAAQSSTQAVGAVSDQVAELAGLSRDLRDRVSTFTF from the coding sequence ATGACGCCGTCCGGAACCACCGTCAAGCTCTCCGTCCGCACCAAGGTGCTCGGCATCGTCGCCGCAGCGACCGCGGTCGCCCTCACGCTCGGTCTCGTCGCCATGGCGAGCACGAGCAACCTGCGCGCCACGACCGCCGAGATGGCGCAGACGCAGACGTCGGTGTCCGCGTCGCTGCGCGACCTCAAGGACGCCCTGTGGGGGATGCGCAACTCCGTCTCCGTCATCGGGATCTTCGTCGGCGGGGACGTCGAGGAGAAGGTCGCCGCGTACGGCGACGCCAGCGCGGCGCTCGACGAGGCCGTCGGCACCTTCACCGACGCCTACGAGGCGTCCGGCGCGGAGCTGCCCGCCGAGTTCGCGACCTTCGTCACCGCGCTCGACGCGTACCGCACCGGCGTCGAGCAGGAGCTCGTGGTGCCCGCCCGGGCCGGTGACCGCGCCGGGTTCCAGGCGGCCCGCGACGACCTCGGCGCCGTCGGCGGCGAGATGGTCGAGTCCCTCAGCGCCGTCGAGGAGCACGTGACCGTCGCGCTGGCCGACCTCGCGGCGTCCGCCGACGCCGCCGCCACGCGCGCGCTCGTCCTCATCGGCGTCGTGCTGAGCACGGGCATCGCGATCCTCGTCGTCATGGGCCTGTGGTTCGCGGGCGCGCTGCGACGCTCCGTCGTCTCGCTGCAGGTCGCCGTCGACGCCCTCGCGCGCGGCGACCTGACCGTCCGTGCGGACGTGCGGGCGTCCGACGAGGTCGGGCAGATGGCCCGCTCGCTCTCGACCGCCCAGGACGCCCTGCGCGCGACCCTCTCCGACGTCGTGCGCACCGCCGCGTCCGTGGCGGTCTCCGCCGAGCAGCTGTCCACGTCGTCGTCCCAGGTGGCGGCCGGCTCGGAGGAGACGTCGGCGCAGGCGGGCGTGGTCGCCGCCGCCGCGGAGCAGGTCAGCCGCAACGTGCAGGCCGTCGCCGCCGGCGCCGAGGAGATGGGCGCGTCGATCCGCGAGATCGCGCAGAACGCGACCGAGGCGGCGAAGGTCGCCGGCCAGGCCACCGGCGTCGCCGAGCAGACGAACGCGCAGGTCGCCCGCCTCGGCGCGTCGTCCCAGGAGATCGGCGCCGTCGTCAAGGTCATCACGCAGATCGCCGAGCAGACGAACCTGCTGGCCCTCAACGCGACCATCGAGGCCGCCCGCGCGGGGGAGGCGGGCAAGGGCTTCGCGGTCGTCGCCGGCGAGGTCAAGGAGCTCGCGCAGGAGACCGCCAAGGCCACCGAGGACATCGCCCAGCGCGTCGAGACCATCCAGCACGACACCGCCGGCGCCGTCGACGCGATCGCGCAGATCGGCGCGATCATCGCCTCGATCAACGACTACCAGCTCACCATCGCCTCCGCGGTCGAGGAGCAGACCGCCACGACCAACGAGATGTCCCGCTCCGTCGCCGAGGCCGCCACCGGCTCCGGCGAGATCGCCACGAACATCACCGGCGTCGCGACCGCCGCCCAGTCCAGCACCCAGGCCGTCGGGGCCGTCTCCGACCAGGTCGCCGAGCTCGCCGGCCTCTCCCGCGACCTGCGCGACCGGGTCTCGACGTTCACGTTCTGA